In a genomic window of Helianthus annuus cultivar XRQ/B chromosome 10, HanXRQr2.0-SUNRISE, whole genome shotgun sequence:
- the LOC110883561 gene encoding uncharacterized protein LOC110883561, giving the protein MDIRPYILHFDNGMWVRERTIEVFLKSVNALIQKGAKGQPNYLIKLIQEKSTAGFHGVAVFDQTDDYNIPSVPFSDIQSSNCWRLVVVTLTTIAVSLPEIEKEEVDCLLECVREGLLYVTLVEKNLNFIYDLQQAAETLWQETSTNKWLGNKLQNPAFQKFTAGQIVKWFRDNAKHYLEDACRNEDTEHRFICGNSMYNITETILYTYKTNIDDATLSQKELFDSLSSMITDIIAACLTNLPQIIIMKCHYMSAIKERRISVKDAAQLLGETTEIIRLLQDHRIPNMNPSDMPFLNKWRAYFRNPSSSDEGHASLLLEVSKSPRAVDYDPPRS; this is encoded by the exons ATGGATATTCGCCCATATATTTTGCATTTTGATAATGGGATGTGGGTTCGTGAGAGAACAATAGAAGTTTTTTTAAAATCAGTGAACGCATTGATACAAAAGGGTGCAAAAGGCCAACCCAATTATCTAATAAAGCTCATTCAAGAAAAATCTACTGCTGGTTTTCATGGAGTTGCAGTATTTGACCAGACTGATGACTATAATATTCCATCAGTACCATTTTCTGATATTCAATCTTCAAATTGTTGGAGGTTAGTTGTGGTAACCCTTACAACGATTGCGGTTTCTCTTCCTGAAATCGAAAAGGAGGAAGTTGATTGCTTGTTGGAATGTGTTAGGGAAGGTCTATTATATGTTACATTGGTGGAAAAGAACCTCAATTTTATCTATGATCTTCAACAAGCAGCTGAAACTTTGTGGCAAGAAACTAGCACCAATAAATGGTTAGGAAACAAGTTGCAAAACCCTGCTTTTCAAAAGTTTACAGCTGGACAGATTGTTAAATGGTTCAGGGATAACGCTAAACATTACTTGGAGGATGCATGCCGGAATGAGGATACAGAGCACAGGTTTATTTGTGGCAACTCAATGTATAATATAACCGAAACAATTCTGTATACCTACAAGACCAACATTGATGATGCCACGCTGAGCCAAAAGGAACTATTTGATAGCTTATCATCAATGATCACCGACATAATCGCAGCTTGTCTCACCAACTTACCACAAATCATAATAATGAAATGTCACTACATGTCTGCGATAAAGGAAAGGCGGATCAGTGTCAAAGATGCAGCCCAGCTTCTAGGTGAGACTACAGAAATAATCAGACTCCTTCAAGATCATCGTATTCCAAACATGAATCCAAGTGACATGCCATTTCTCAACAAATGGCGTGCTTATTTCAGGAATCCTTCTTCTAGTGATGAA GGGCATGCATCTTTACTACTCGAAGTCTCAAAGTCACCCAGGGCGGTCGACTATGATCCTCCAAGAAGTTGA
- the LOC118482776 gene encoding secreted RxLR effector protein 161-like produces the protein MTPGTQLTKTEEGDLVDATHYRSLIGSLRYLLHTRPDLCYPVSLLSRFMQEPKEQHLKAVKQILRYIKGTKEHGIIYKRQGGCKITGYSDSSFGVNTDKGKGTTGLVFYFGESPITWCTQKQQTVALSSCESEFMAATAAACQALWLKRLLSEITGWKEEKITLRVDNVSAIALMRNPVFHGRSKHIDTRYHFIRECVENEDITVEHISGELQRADILTKALARIKFATMRELLGIQDLKQLMDVRD, from the coding sequence ATGACTCCAGGAACTCAATTAACAAAGACAGAAGAAGGAGATCTAGTAGATGCAACACATTACAGAAGCCTGATAGGTTCTCTCAGGTACTTATTGCATACAAGACCAGATCTATGTTACCCAGTCAGTCTACTTAGTAGATTCATGCAAGAACCAAAGGAGCAACACCTGAAAGCAGTAAAGCAAATACTACGTTACATCAAAGGAACCAAAGAGCATGGAATCATTTACAAAAGACAAGGAGGATGTAAGATCACAGGTTATAGCGACAGTAGTTTTGGAGTTAatacagacaaaggaaaaggaacaacTGGTCTGGTATTCTACTTTGGAGAATCACCTATAACCTGGTGTACACAAAAACAACAAACAGTGGCACTATCATCATGCGAATCAGAATTCATGGCAGCCACTGCAGCAGCATGTCAAGCACTATGGCTTAAAAGATTGTTAAGTGAAATCACAGGCTGGAAGGAAGAGAAGATAACACTCAGAGTAGATAATGTTTCAGCAATAGCACTCATGAGAAACCCAGTCTTTCACGGAAGAAGCAAGCACATTGACACACGCTATCACTTCATAAGAGAATGCGTGGAAAACGAAGATATCACTGTGGAGCATATAAGTGGAGAACTACAACGAGCAGATATACTAACAAAGGCACTAGCAAGGATCAAGTTTGCTACAATGAGAGAACTGCTCGGAATTCAAGACTTAAAGCAACTCATGGATGTTCgagattaa